The nucleotide window TCTTGCCTGGGTGTCCGAGGAGTTCTCCCTGCTGGAGCAAGGGCGCTTCGCCGGGCAGGAAGGGCCGATGTGCCTGAGGATCAAGGGCGCGGGGAGGCTCGACCGGCGCCAGCTCGGGGTTCTGGAGGAACTCCTGCGGTGGCGGGACGGTGAGGCCGAGCGCCGCGATTGTCCCCCCTTCAAGGTGGTCGGCAACAAGGCCCTTCTGGAGGTCGCCCGTGTCCAGCCCCCCACCCTGCGCGGCCTTGTCGGGCTGGAGGGGCTCTTCCCCCGGGTTGTAGACCGTTACGGCCGCAGGCTTCTCGAGGCGGTGGAGAAGGGGCGGAACCTGCCCGAAGGGGATCTGCCCGTCTTTCCCCGGACCCCGAGGGCCGAGCGGGATCCCGCCGCCGAGAAGCGACTGCTTCTCCTCAAGGCGTGGCGGCGGAAAAAGGCGCAGGAAATGGAGATGGACCCGGGCATCGTTATCAACAACGCCCTGCTGGAGGAGGTCTCACGGTGCCCGCCGCGGGGGGCGGAGGATCTCGCCGACCTCCCCGCCCTGAAGAACTGGCAGAGGGAGGTTCTCGGGGAAGGGATTCTCGCCGCGCTTGGGTCCGGCTAGGCGGCGGCCGGGGCGATCACCCGATGAAGAAATTGCGCACCTTCGGCCTTGCCGAGCGGGCCCAGGCGGGCCTGCTGAAGGAGTTCCTGGAAAAGGAGGGGGTCGCCTGCGTCCTGCGCAACGAGAGGCTCTTCGCCGCGCTGGGGGAAATCCCATTCACCGAGTGCTTTCCCGAGCTGTGGGTGGTGGACGACGAGGTCTATCCGCGGGCGAAGGCCCTCCTGGAGAACTGGCTCGAGGACGGGCCGCCGGGAGAACCCTGGACCTGCGCCGGCTGCGGGGAGCGGCTCGAGGGGCAGTTCGGCGCCTGCTGGAAGTGCGGCCGGCGGAGGACGGCCGTGACGGGTGATGAGTGACGGGTGACGAGAAAAGGCAGTGGAGTGGGAACATAGTGATGCAGGTTGCCTTGCTCCTTCTCTTACCGCGTCTTGCCCGGCACTCCCGGTTCGGTCATGGGGCGGGGGTCGAGAATCCTTTCCAGTTCCTCTTCCGGCAGCACCTTCTCTTCCCGCGCGATCTCCCGCACAGTTTTCCCCGTTTCGTAGGCCCGCTTGGCGATCCCGGCCGCCCGGTCGTAGCCGATGGCCGGAGCCAGGGCCGTGCACATGGCGAGGCTCTGCTCGACCAGGGCCTCGCAGCGTTCGCGGTCGGCCTGCAGACCCTTAAGGCACCTGCGGGTGAACTGGTTGCTCGCCCCGGCGAGCAGTTCGGTCGATTCGAGCAGGTTGTGGGCGATCACGGGCATCATCACGTTGAGTTCGAAATTGCCGGAGAGGCCGCCGAGACAGACCGCGGCATCGTTGCCGACCACCTGGGCACAGACCTGCAGAAGGCTCTCGGCCATGACCGGGTTGACCTTCCCGGGCATGATGGAGCTGCCGGGCTGGACCGCAGGCAGGAGCAGTTCGCCCAGGCCGCAGCGCGGGCCGCTGCCGAGGAAGCGGATGTCGTTGGCGATCTTGAACAGGGCCACGGCGCAGCCCTTGAGCGCCCCGCTCGCCGCCACCGCGGCGTCTTTGGCGCCCTGGGCCTCGAAGTGATTCACCGCCTCGCGGAAGGAGAGGCCCGTAACCTCGGCTATCCCTTCAATGACCCCGCTGGCGAACTCCGGGTGGGTGTTGAGGCCGGTGCCGACCGCGGTGCCGCCCAGGGGCAGCTCCTGGAGCCCCTCGACCGCCCCCTCCAGGCGGCGGATGGCCAGCGACACCTGGCGGGCGTAGCCCGAGAAGATCTGCCCCAGGCGCACCGGGGTGGCGTCCTGCAGATGAGTCCGTCCGATGGTGACGATGGCGTCGAACTCCAGCGCCTTCTCGCCGAGGGCCTCCTGCAGGGCGAAGAGGGCAGGGACGAGGGCCTGGTGGATCTCCGTCGCCGCGGCGATGTGCAGGGCGGTGGGGATGACGTCGTTGCTGCTCTGGCCGAGGTTGACGTGGTCGTTGGGGTGGACCGAGCGCTCGCCGGCCTGGCCGCCGAGCAGTTGCGCGGCGCGGTTGGCGATGACCTCGTTGGCGTTCATGTTGGTGCTGGTGCCCGAGCCGGTCTGGAAGATGTCCAGGGGAAAGTGCTCGTCGAGCTCTCCGGTGATCACCTCTTCGGCGGCCTCCATGACTGCCAGGGCGACTTTGCGGTCGAGCAGGCCCAGTCCGAGGTTGACCCGGGCCGCGTGCTCCTTGATCATGCCGAGGGCGCGCAGGAAGGGGCGCGGGAAGCGCCGCCCCGAGATGGGG belongs to Desulfuromonas sp. and includes:
- a CDS encoding ribonuclease D; this translates as MPDTPVLTDPADLNRFVEELKREPVIAVDLEADSMHNYREKVCLLQFSTPSRTVLVDPLAVEDLSSLVPLLADPGVRKIFHAADYDVRCLNRDFGIEIRGLFDTMIASQFIGEEKVGLADVLNKYFGVELDKKFQRADWSIRPLPEGMIRYAAEDTRHLHRLVELLEDKLKEKGRLAWVSEEFSLLEQGRFAGQEGPMCLRIKGAGRLDRRQLGVLEELLRWRDGEAERRDCPPFKVVGNKALLEVARVQPPTLRGLVGLEGLFPRVVDRYGRRLLEAVEKGRNLPEGDLPVFPRTPRAERDPAAEKRLLLLKAWRRKKAQEMEMDPGIVINNALLEEVSRCPPRGAEDLADLPALKNWQREVLGEGILAALGSG
- a CDS encoding DUF2007 domain-containing protein codes for the protein MKKLRTFGLAERAQAGLLKEFLEKEGVACVLRNERLFAALGEIPFTECFPELWVVDDEVYPRAKALLENWLEDGPPGEPWTCAGCGERLEGQFGACWKCGRRRTAVTGDE
- a CDS encoding class II fumarate hydratase codes for the protein MTAKRIEKDSMGEMQVPAEALYGAQTARAVENFPISGRRFPRPFLRALGMIKEHAARVNLGLGLLDRKVALAVMEAAEEVITGELDEHFPLDIFQTGSGTSTNMNANEVIANRAAQLLGGQAGERSVHPNDHVNLGQSSNDVIPTALHIAAATEIHQALVPALFALQEALGEKALEFDAIVTIGRTHLQDATPVRLGQIFSGYARQVSLAIRRLEGAVEGLQELPLGGTAVGTGLNTHPEFASGVIEGIAEVTGLSFREAVNHFEAQGAKDAAVAASGALKGCAVALFKIANDIRFLGSGPRCGLGELLLPAVQPGSSIMPGKVNPVMAESLLQVCAQVVGNDAAVCLGGLSGNFELNVMMPVIAHNLLESTELLAGASNQFTRRCLKGLQADRERCEALVEQSLAMCTALAPAIGYDRAAGIAKRAYETGKTVREIAREEKVLPEEELERILDPRPMTEPGVPGKTR